The Xenopus laevis strain J_2021 chromosome 5L, Xenopus_laevis_v10.1, whole genome shotgun sequence genome has a segment encoding these proteins:
- the tab2.L gene encoding TGF-beta-activated kinase 1 and MAP3K7-binding protein 2: MAQGSPQVDFQVLHNLRQKFPEVPEVVVSRCMQQNNNNLDACCAVLSQESTKYLYGEGDLSLSDDPRIASLRNHMTSLNLDLQSQNVYLDGRDGTRMNGNSRTLTHSISDGHLQGVQSSNELYEPEPQTAPAHVPASFNVFGMANTISSSNHGHQFGLHLGSKWSSASQTPRFNPIMVTLAPNIQPSRNTPTSLHIHGVPPPVLNSPHGNSIYIRPYVTSQSGTSRQAQQTPSWVSHNPTQPQQIYQPPQPNPWTTLPTYSTPHTSLQQPSQSSIQGHQTSHVYMPISSPTTPQAPMLHSSGNSSQPSTQYNIQNISTGPRKNQIEIKLEPPQRSNSSMLRPACSRSSANPASINNHTRNQPTVYIASPPSTDEMICRNQPKVYISANAQSVDDQVIRNSPTVFISANPGATTTSRNMSGQVSMGPAFIHHHPPKSRAHGNSTSATSPRVVVTQPNTKYTFKITVSPNKPPAVSPGVVSPTFEPTNLLNLTDPFAESEGMQHLTDPILASDKISEARKLSAGSDDAAYTQALLVHQKARMERLHRELDVQKKKLDLLKTEVNEMENNLTKRRLNRSNSLSQIPSLEEMQQLRSCNRQLQIDIDCLTKEIDLFQARGPLFNPSAIHNFYDNIGFLGPVPPKPKDQRSASKTPKNTSDMEEDEGAHWNCTACTFLNHPALNRCEQCDMPRHF, from the exons ATGGCCCAAGGAAGCCCGCAGGTTGACTTTCAGGTTTTACATAACCTGCGGCAAAAATTCCCAGAGGTGCCTGAAGTTGTTGTTTCCCGATGCATGCAGCAG AATAACAACAACTTGGATGCTTGTTGTGCTGTACTGTCTCAAGAAAGTACAAAATATTTGTATGGAGAAGGAGACTTATCTCTTTCAGATGATCCTCGAATTGCGAGCTTAAGAAATCACATGACTTCTCTGAATTTGGATTTGCAGTCACAAAACGTGTACCTTGATGGAAGGGACGGCACTAGGATGAATGGAAACAGCAGGACTCTAACTCACAGTATAAGTGATGGGCATCTTCAGGGAGTTCAGTCCAGCAATGAACTGTATGAACCCGAACCACAAACTGCACCTGCTCATGTTCCTGCTAGCTTTAATGTCTTTGGAATGGCCAATACCATTAGTTCTTCAAATCATGGACATCAGTTTGGGCTACATTTAGGTAGCAAATGGTCATCTGCTTCACAGACACCACGGTTTAACCCTATAATGGTGACATTGGCACCAAATATCCAGCCTAGTCGTAATACTCCAACATCATTGCACATTCATGGTGTTCCTCCACCAGTTCTTAATAGTCCACATGGAAACTCTATCTATATTAGGCCTTATGTTACTTCTCAGAGTGGTACATCTCGACAGGCACAACAGACACCAAGTTGGGTGTCTCATAATCCAACACAACCACAGCAGATTTATCAGCCACCGCAGCCAAACCCATGGACAACTCTTCCTACTTATTCTACACCACATACCTCATTGCAACAGCCATCCCAGTCTAGTATTCAAGGCCACCAAACCTCTCATGTCTATATGCCCATAAGTTCTCCAACAACTCCTCAAGCACCCATGCTTCATTCATCTGGCAACAGTTCCCAACCATCCACACAGTATAATATTCAAAATATCTCAACAGGTCCCAGGAAAAACCAAATTGAAATAAAGCTTGAACCACCGCAGAGGAGTAATTCATCAATGTTACGACCTGCGTGTTCACGCAGTTCAGCGAACCCTGCCTCTATTAACAATCACACCAGAAACCAACCCACTGTTTACATAGCAAGCCCTCCAAGCACAGATGAAATGATCTGTCGTAATCAGCCTAAGGTCTACATTTCTGCCAATGCTCAAAGTGTTGATGACCAGGTAATCAGGAACTCGCCTACAGTTTTCATATCTGCAAACCCTGGGGCAACAACTACATCCAGGAATATGTCTGGTCAAGTAAGCATGGGTCCTGCTTTTATCCACCACCACCCTCCCAAAAGCCGAGCACATGGTAACAGCACATCAGCCACATCTCCACGTGTGGTGGTAACTCAACCCAAcacaaaatatacttttaaaataaCTGTATCCCCTAATAAACCTCCTGCAGTTTCTCCAGGGGTAGTCTCTCCAACTTTTGAGCCTACAAATTTGCTTAACCTTACTGATCCATTTGCAGAATCAGAAGGTATGCAGCATCTTACAGACCCTATTTTAGCATCTGATAAAATAAGTGAAGCACGAAAATTAAGCGCGGGATCGGATGATGCAGCATATACACAAG CTTTACTGGTACATCAGAAGGCAAGAATGGAACGACTACATCGTGAACTtgatgtgcaaaagaaaaaacttgacctGCTGAAGACAGAGGTCAATGAAATGGAAAACAATCTAACAAAAAGGCGCCTAAATAGATCAAATTCTCTTTCACAAATTCCTTCA CTGGAAGAAATGCAGCAGTTAAGGAGCTGCAATCGTCAGCTGCAGATTGATATTGACTGTCTAACCAAAGAAATAGATCTTTTTCAGGCAAGAG gaCCACTCTTCAATCCTAGTGCAATTCATAACTTTTATGATAATATTGGATTTCTTGGTCCTGTGCCTCCAAAACCAAAAG